The Dromaius novaehollandiae isolate bDroNov1 chromosome 5, bDroNov1.hap1, whole genome shotgun sequence genome window below encodes:
- the G2E3 gene encoding G2/M phase-specific E3 ubiquitin-protein ligase — MNENKHFDVQSLPCVLCGRTDDCPEKYGEKRTYVEYNLTVHYYCLLMSSGIWQRGEEDEGVYGFLITDIRKEVNRAAKLKCNICKKKGASIGCVAPKCKRSYHFPCGVQKECIFQFMEDFRSYCWEHKPVQKFSVKESRESSQCTICLDLVEQLPLYSVLKSPCCKNAWFHRECLQYQALSAGVFFFRCTVCNNKDKFQKEMLRMGIHIPEKDASWELEENAYQDLLQCYQHCDIRRCLCKKGRDYNEPDSKWEIKRCQCCGSRGTHLACSSMKSWEQNWECMECRSIFAKSGNYSKQQKRSLATSEKTDGTTCLLEEPSPKCPRQSSGSQHSFLLQSPKIMCQSNLTPCSRLELPASNRMTMSLSPLMSNRNWSLRKKHLREQRREVSNILKELKLQVNTKTTRLNINTENIWNSALKGFRQRNFSPTNTIEIKFTSCKNRLKTDTSDASKHRFFQLLMLHLQNSSLFEGSSVKNLSLDSQALKENLYFEAGKMIAVSLVHGGPSLGFFSKTLFNCLVYDPENVKPALEDVADVGVAQTIKMIKYSNSLSSLQSAVHDCYEFLAAAGCLRPVTALCDKNMLVNDILVHHVIKRIILPLESFRQGLKTLGVLEKIQMHPDAFSSVFCHKPERLSSETLCDLFTINCSSDINKVEGADFWMSYLQDVESGESVVTLEDILLFGTGSFSIPPIGFDPEPTVKFLHIRYPVGNRLRNCLELPVTKTYEQFKNKMEFTIRNTLRVDRE; from the exons atgaatgaaaacaaacacTTCGATGTTCAAAGCCTAC CCTGTGTTCTCTGTGGACGGACAGATGACTGCCCTGAAAAGTATGGAGAAAAAAGAACCTATGTGGAATACAATCTCACTGTTCATTATTACTGTTTG ttGATGTCAAGTGGCATTTGGCAGCGGGGGGAAGAAGATGAAGGTGTATATGGCTTTTTAATCACAGATATAAGAAAAGAAGTAAATAGAGCTGCAAAACTG AAATGTAATATCTGTAAGAAAAAGGGTGCTTCAATTGGATGTGTAGCTCCCAAATGCAAGCGAAGTTACCATTTTCCCTGTGGGGTCCAAAAGGAATGTATTTTCCAGTTCATGGAAGACTTTAG gTCTTACTGTTGGGAACATAAACCAGTCCAAAAGTTTTCAGTTAAGGAATCTAGAGAATCTTCACAATGTACAATATGCCTGGATTTGGTTGAACAGCTTCCACTGTACAGTGTATTGAAAAGTCCTTGCTGTAAAAATGCTTGGTTTCATCGAGAATGCTTGCAG TATCAAGCGTTGAGTGCTGGGGTGTTTTTCTTTAGGTGTACAGTATGTAATAACAAGGACaaatttcagaaggaaatgttGAGAATGGGCATACACATTCCAGAAAA GGATGCATCTTGGGAACTTGAAGAGAACGCATATCAAGACCTACTGCAATGTTATCAGCACTGTGACATTAGAAGATGTCTCTGCAAGAAGGGAAGAGACTATAATGAACCTGATAG taaatgGGAAATAAAGCGTTGTCAGTGTTGTGGTTCCCGTGGAACTCACCTGGCCTGTTCATCTATGAAGTCATGGGAGCAAAACTGGGAGTGCATGGAATGCAGAAGTATCTTTGCAAAATCAG GGAACTATAGCAAACAGCAAAAGCGTTCTTTGGCTACCTCTGAAAAGACAGATGGGACAACATGTTTGTTGGAAGAGCCTTCTCCGAAGTGCCCTCGGCAGTCATCTGGATCTCAACATAGCTTTCTTCTCCA GTCACCAAAGATAATGTGCCAGAGCAACCTGACTCCCTGCTCACGCCTAGAACTTCCAGCATCCAACAGAATGACAATGTCCTTATCTCCACTGATGTCAAACAGGAACTGGTCACtgaggaaaaa GCATCTAAGAGAGCAAAGAAGGGAAGTGTCTAATATACTGAAGGAATTAAAGCTACAAGTTAATACAAAAACTACAAGGCTTAACATCAATACAGAAAATATCTGGAACAGTGCTTTAAAGGGATTTAGACAGCGCAACTTCAGTCCTACAAACACTATTGAAATAAAGTTCACAAGCTGCAAAAACAGGTTGAAGACAGATACTTCTGATGCATCAAAACACCGTTTCTTCCAACTATTAATGCTTCATCTTCAGAACTCATCACTATTTGAGGGCTCTTCTGTAAAGAATCTGTCCCTTGATTCTCAAG CCTTAAAAGAGAATCTGTATTTTGAAGCTGGCAAAATGATTGCAGTTTCTCTGGTTCATGGTGGCCCATCTCTTGGTTTCTTTTCCAAAACGTTGTTCAATTGTCTTGTCTATGATCCAGAAAATGTGAAACCAGCCTTGGAAGATGTTGCTGATGTTGGTGTAGCACAAACAATAAAAATG ataaaatattcaaatagtCTATCCAGCCTACAGTCAGCAGTACATGACTGCTATGAGTTTCTTGCTGCTGCTGGATGTTTAAGACCTGTAACAGCTTTGTGTGATAAGAATATGCTGGTGAATGACATATTGGTCCATCATGTAATCAAGAGAATCATTTTGCCTTTggaaag TTTCAGGCAAGGTTTGAAAACTCTTGGTGTGCTAGAGAAAATACAAATGCATCCAGATGCATTCTCCAGTGTATTTTGTCACAAACCTGAAAGACTTTCATCAGAAACTCTTTGTGATCTTTTTACAATCAATTGCTCATCAGATATAAATAAAGTTGAAGGTGCTGATTTTTGGATGAGTTATTTGCAGGATGTGGAaa GTGGCGAATCTGTAGTGACACTGGAGGACATTCTGCTCTTTGGAACAGGCTCTTTTTCTATACCACCTATTGGTTTTGATCCTGAACCCACTGTTAAATTTTTGCATATAAGGTATCCTGTTGGAAACAGACTCCGTAATTGCCTAGAGCTCCCAGTAACAAAGACATATGAGCAGTTCAAAAACAAAATGGAGTTCACCATCAGAAACACACTAAGAGTAGACAGAGAATAA